In Streptomyces paludis, the genomic stretch CCCTCGTCAGCGAGCTTATGAGTGGCCTCGACGAGCAGGTCATAGGCGTATCCGTGGCCGCGGTGCTCGGGCACGACGCCGATGTAGCCGATGAGAGGGTCTCCGTAGTTGCGGGCGGGGACGCTCAGGCCGACGAGTTCCCCGGCAGGGTTGTAGGCAAGGCGCCACCACTCGCGCGGGCTTGGCAACCAGTGCAGATGGTCCAGTTCTTCCCGGGCGGCCACCTCCAGCCCTGATGCGGCGACGGTGCGGCGTACATGGGCGTCGAGACTGCCCTGGTGAATACGACGGAAGACGTCAAGGATCGCCGCGTCGTCGGGCTCGGGACGGAATTCGAGGCGGCCCGGGCGCGCGGGCACACCGCAGTCCGGCGTCCAGCGGTAGCGGAACCGCTCGACCAGAGGCGACATTCCTGCGGCGATGGCCGCATCGATCCGGGCCTGAGCCTGCTCCCGGAGTGCGGGGACGTCGCGCCAGCCGGGCGGCAGCTTGAGTGAGTACTCGGCCTGCAGCGGCGAGACGTGGAGCAGTTGTACGGCTGCACTGGCGTCCGTGAAATCAAACCAGTCCAGAGCGACCGGCTTGTTGTCTTTTGGCCCGGCCCACCAAGCTGCCCGCGCAACGACGACGCCGTCACGCAAGGCCACCCAGGTCCACTCAGGGCGGTACTTACCGGCGGCGGCCATCCCGCTGTAGGTGTCGCCGAAGGCGGCGAAGCCGACCAGGCCAGGATCGGGCAGGGATTCGAAAAGTGCTTCCTCGCCTGTGGCGAGGGGGCGGATGACCAGATCGGTCACGTGAGAGGTCCTTCCGGGTAGCGACGCGCTCCCTTCAGATCCTCGGCGTCCTCGGAACAGGGTGGGAGCGCATGAGAGTCAGCTGGCTCACGGTTCCCACCTCCTTTTTTGCGGTCGAGGACGCGAGCGGAGCGTAACAGCGTGATCGAATGACCGACAACAGTATTTGACCTGCCGCACGCACCACATCTCGACCCGCTCGCCCAAACAGGGCCTGCCGTCCATCGGAACGCAATCCGGCGCCACCGACGACCTCAGAGCGACGAGTGTCATGCACGGCCATTCTCATAAATGGTCATCTGTGAGAGTTCTGCGAGAGCCCCCCGCAGTGATCACGTTTCCGCAGGTCACCGCTCGCAAAAGTCCTCTCGAAACCGGCGCGTTGTGCGAGGCGCTTCTGAGAGACTTCCCGGATGGACCTCAC encodes the following:
- a CDS encoding GNAT family N-acetyltransferase, with the protein product MTDLVIRPLATGEEALFESLPDPGLVGFAAFGDTYSGMAAAGKYRPEWTWVALRDGVVVARAAWWAGPKDNKPVALDWFDFTDASAAVQLLHVSPLQAEYSLKLPPGWRDVPALREQAQARIDAAIAAGMSPLVERFRYRWTPDCGVPARPGRLEFRPEPDDAAILDVFRRIHQGSLDAHVRRTVAASGLEVAAREELDHLHWLPSPREWWRLAYNPAGELVGLSVPARNYGDPLIGYIGVVPEHRGHGYAYDLLVEATHKLADEGVDRIVAGTDQTNVPMAAHFARVGYPIAQERIDLI